The Leopardus geoffroyi isolate Oge1 chromosome C1, O.geoffroyi_Oge1_pat1.0, whole genome shotgun sequence sequence tgtgcgtgtgcgcgcttACTGTCTCCTTGCTAGAATTCAAGCAACTCAAGAACAGGgattttggttttcttcactgCTGGATCTCCAGTACCTAGAATGATACCTGGCCCGTTGTAGGGCTCAAAAAACACGACTACATGGAAGGATTGGTACTCCACTGGAAATGCTAACCCACTGAGGTCCCTGAAGTTCCAACAGTCCATATGCAGAGCCCTCTCTGCCCCCCGAACCCAGAGTCCCCGTCCGTCACGGCATTTCCATTCCTAAGCCTCCCCTCACTGATCACTTCTCCCAAAGCCTCAGCCTGTCCCTGAGCCCCACGTGAGACCTGCACCGCCCAATCCTCGAGAGTCAGGTATTAGAGCTGCAGCCTCCATGGAGTCATCAGAGCACCTGGGACCATCCTCTGGTGAGACCTTAATCTGTCCTGAACTTATGAGGAAAGCCACTGCCCCAGCCATACAGGCTGAACCCAGCACACAGAGGAGGCCACCTGTGGGGTGGCCCTGCGCCACAAGTACAGGTACACAATGTTCAGAAGAGGCCCCCTCTGTGAGGcctgggagagggaaaagaatggaACCTCTAAGGCGGGGAGCCTCAGGGTGGGATCATCCCACCCTGAGGGAACAGCTGAGTCCTGGAGGCCCCTCTATATCCAGGGAGACAGACTCTTGTCAGACCTTTCCTTTTAATGTCCCAACTCTCAGGCCTGGGGGCGCAAGATCCAAGTACAGAGTCCAGGCCCCTTtgtaaaacttttatttagaaATCTTCCCAatatatccttatatatatacacacatcatcACCACAAGGGTTTTGTCGCTAAAGAGTCACGCCCACAGTGTTGGCCTCCCGGCTGTACAAAGGTCAAGGTACCCGGAGCGGTTACTCCCCTTCTGCAGAAAAATGCGGAGACCAACACAACTCATCACGTACAGTACAACATTGACGGAAAGTGCTGGGCCCGCCCACAGGGACAACGCGCTATGTACAGGGGCAAGGGCAAGCCTTTGGTGGGGGCCACGTACCATCAAAATCACAAGTACGAGACCAGACCAGCCCCAAAGGCCAAGATAGTTGTCAGCTGACTACAGATGCTGTGCCCTCTGTTCTGTTTTCGGAATAGGATAAAGGTTGTACCATCTTGTCGTTGCCACCACCAATAAAAGCATGTGAATTTTCCTGAAAAGATGTGAATCCCTCCGGTCATTACAATCATCTCTCTTCTccacgcttttttttttcctttacattcctTCCCTTCGCAGAGATATGATTCTTGGAATGTTGCCATCTCTTTACAggtgaggcagaggaagaagaagggtaTGCTGGGTGGGGCGGAGGGTGCGCAGTtggacatgaaaatgaaaattttggatCTTCTGTAGGTCTTGCAAAGACATGAAGCCTTACCATTCCCTACCCAGGCCAGTTTGGGGAAGCTGTATTACGTTTTACATATTCCGCCcgtatctttttccattcttactCCTGTGCCTCCCCTTGGAAGGAAACGAAAATGAGGTCAATCTGGAGAAATGTGGACAATCAGGATAATTCAGGCAAAAGTGGTTTGGAACCTAGATTACTCAAATGCTATGCAGTCAGGCAGGCTGGCCCACTGCCCAGGCCCTGCACTCAGGGTGAGAAACCCCACTGCAGCAATGATATTGAGGGCAGAAGGGTTCTTTCTGGTTTCAAAATGCTACTTTCATGATTCCACTCAGTCTACACCACAGCCCTAGGAGACAGGCCAAACCAGGGTGTTTATGAGAAACCGACATTGAGAGAGGTAACATCCATATTGTCTGAGAGAGGAGGAAGCCAGAAGCTTGAGTTCCTGATAGAATGTGTGATCATCTCCTAAATCGTCTCCACTCATCCATACTGTGGCCACTTTTCACTCCCAAGTCAAATTACTCTGCCAGGAGGTAAATAGAGTCTTAGGACCTAGGACAGGGGCTCCATCTTTAGACAGATGGGATTCCCCACATCTGTGGGAATCTTGGAGGAGCTCCACATCTTGGAGGAGCTTCCAAGTACTGGAAAGAAACCAATCCTAAGTTCACCAAAATAGGATGTTGGGGGTCTTAAATGGATGGAGAATGGTACTATAAGGGTTACCATGTTCCCCCCTTACTCACAAACTGGACCCCACAACttaagagggaggggagagagcagggatCATGCCATCCGCATTCGGCTGTGCTCAAGGTCCTTCACCACAAGGGATTGTTTTCCCTCTAACCCCAAAGGCAGAGCCTGGTGGGAGATGGCTGCGGTGACTTGAGGGTACAATGACAGGTATATAGGACTTGGGTGGAGTGTGTTCCACGGGGTTGGAATGCATGTCACAGGCAGGCCTGGCCTTAAGAAAACCATGTCCCACCATGTGGATTGACACAAGAGATCAACAGGACAGTGGGTCCACTCTACAAAAAAATTCTTCACTTTACAAAAGGACTTGCAGTAGTAATTCTTTAAAAGATGAAGGATAAGGGTTTGATTTACAAAACTTTCATGTACAACTTTTGGAGGGGGACACTCTTATTGCAGTAAGCCAGCCTCCCATACACACCCTAGGTGACTGAAAGCTGTATAACCGAGGGGTGTTGAAGATTCTGCTAAGTGATTGTGCATATGTCTGGGTCTCAGCCAGGGCCTGGTCTCTGGTCTCTGGATTTCCCATGCCCCAGAAGGGGGCTGGCGCCTGGGTCCTATCAAGACCTAAAGATCCCACCAGTAACTGAAGTCAAGCAAAAATCCCAAATGCCAGAAATTCATAGGACAGGGTTTGCGCTCAACTGAGTTCAGAACACAGACCAGACCATCAGCAAGCAGACTTCCTGGGGGTGAGAAGGTCCCTCTGAGCATCTGCGAGGACACACAGATGGGGCTGTGCATCCATTGTCAGCACAAGCACATGCCCATCGGCACACTGGCATTCGTTCACCGTACAAACAGTGATGGGGAGCTCAGAATACAGGCAGGAAGCTCTGAGACACCATCGGGATGTGAACCCACAGCCCTAAACAGCTCTTGCTCAACTCATTCTaatcactttccctctctctgccttcacatGAGGCCCAACAGGGCATGCTCCCAACTACAGACTCGGTTCCCACAGCCACAAGGATTAGGAAGGCAAGTCTCAGTGGGGAGAAAGCAGAGCTTTGATCCCGGGGCAAGAGTAAGGGCTACTGGGTTTTCTGACCCTCTGGCCCAGCTAATCAAGAGCAGGCTGTCCACTGGCCATCTTCTTCAACCAGGCCCTGAAGAAGGCACCTCGAGGCTTGTGACTCTCTGCGGCAGCTGGCAAGCTGGGTGGACCAACATGGGCCTGGGTGAAGATGGGGCTCACCCAGAAATGGGCAGCTACCAGGTACCTACATATTTGGACAGAGTGGCCACACAAGCCACTCCAGCCAgcttggggggggtggtgctgaaGGCAAGGCAGAGGCTGCTGGATGCCCCAGGGGAGAGCTGACAACCCCAAGTCTCAGCAAAGACGGGGGTCCCAAGCTCCAGGCCAAAAGCAGTGCCAGTTGAGCTCTTTACTTTAAAGTCTtagggatttgggggaggggaagaccgTGCCGTCTTCATAAAAAGTACCTACCACTTTGCTCCATTTTTCTGTTCTACCACTGAGTCAGGAAACAGGAAAGCCAGCCGGGGCAGTTAGGACTTCCCAAAGTTCAGACATCAAGGAAGGCTCGTCAAGTCCACTGCCCTGCTTCAGAGCTGCCCAATCCTCACCCCACCTGCCCTGAAGCCCACGGTCCCAGCAGCCTGAGGCTGCCCTCCTGGCCGGTCCTGAGTGGCCCTGGCCCCATCACCGAGGACCTGCTCCATCAGCGGCTGGCAGCATGGCAGGATGGAGGCTGCGGGCCGTGTGCTTGGGTGCCGGCTCTTCTGTGTAGCTGTCCGGGCTGGCGGCCCCATCCAGAGAGCTGCCACAGCTGGAGTTGGGGGAGAGCATGTCCTGCAGCAGGTCGTCTGCAGgtgcaccgccccctcccccaccgcctccTCCACCAGCCCCCACCACGGGGTCCTTGCCAGGCTTGGCCCGTTGGGTACCCTCCTCCTCCTGGTCATTGAGCAGCTTGGCCAGGAAGTTGATGTACTTCATGGCCAAGCGGAGGATCTCATTCTTGCTGAGCTTCTTGTCTGGGGGATGTGTGGGGATCAGCTTGCGGAGCTCAGCAAAGGCCCCGTTCACATTCTGCTGCCGCCATCTTTCTCGGCTGTTGGTGAAGATGCGTCGCACGACTTTGGTGTGAGGACCTGGAGGTAGGGGGACAAGAGTTAAAACGGTGAAATGGAGGTGCCCCAAGGCACCTTCTCctgtggggaagaagagaaaccaGTCATTGGGAAACTGGGGAAACCCAGAACGCCTTCCCTTACCTTTTACTTAGAAAACTCCTATTCAGCTTGTAAAGCCCAGTtcatctgtttcctcctctctgaggATTTCCCTCCACCCCTTGGGACAGACCTCACCAACCATCACGGCCCTCCAACCGCCTGATCTCCATTACTTTTGATCATTGCTGTCTGTGTCTATGCTTGTTGCCCTGTCTGGGCTGTGAAACATTTGAGGACAGGGACCATttgtcattcactcattcattcattgtgacaaactctggagccagactttcCGGGATGATTCCTGACTATTACTCACTAGAGAGTgactgggcaagttacttaaactcccCGTGCTTTagcttcatcatctgtaaaatggagataatactagCAACTAAAGTCACAAGATTGTCATATGGATCTAACAACGAACACAGGTAAAGTCCTTAAGACAATACCTGCCTCAgataaaacattcaataaatgtcagctattatcACCCAACCATCAGTTATTTACTAATAACCAGGCACCAAGGAACatgatgaacaaaacagacagggTCCCTGCCCTCACGGAACTTCCATTTTAATGGTGATGACAGATGATGAACAAgtacaaacaaataacaaatgaaCAGGAAGCGGaatgtaataaaatatggaaaggaGCCACTACATTTAGCTGAGGTGGTTGGGGATGGCATACTGGAGAAAAGTGACATCTAGAAGGTAAGAACTAAGGCTAAACAAGAGCCAGCAGccacaggaagggaggagggaatggtATGGCAAAGG is a genomic window containing:
- the TAL1 gene encoding T-cell acute lymphocytic leukemia protein 1 isoform X3, which encodes MRSAVRFFWKLQPSVDSGFFGEPDAFPMFATNNRVKRRPSPYEMEITDGPHTKVVRRIFTNSRERWRQQNVNGAFAELRKLIPTHPPDKKLSKNEILRLAMKYINFLAKLLNDQEEEGTQRAKPGKDPVVGAGGGGGGGGGGAPADDLLQDMLSPNSSCGSSLDGAASPDSYTEEPAPKHTARSLHPAMLPAADGAGPR